The following are from one region of the Armatimonadota bacterium genome:
- a CDS encoding carboxypeptidase regulatory-like domain-containing protein — protein MVGAAVTLGTTTVTSTQFGDYQITGVQTPTGSAPLITTVSARITLNGAIWSGQNTAVIPAGATVASNVHVVVSNQANQGAITGTVSDANGAPISGAQVVAAIPDTTDSTRFTNLASWVAFTNTSGVYTFPVLPGGFNYTLVASFPGDFNSTQHSQTFTGVTTTQSFTLAAGSSQPINPPTNLTSVAITTPTVDSRAVGGDIVSQTAINALRHWVLARRHLLGHRFASAGKTTIKNRGGRSTPAGSIIESDIFWDYDTATNLYGFEILRSVADATHYATLAILRDPLADRYSDVDPALTPDVFTYYDVAALDTVNFPAGNAAGESAPSQPQTVVQPLGPISLTSPAMGSNVSSSTPTLQWTAVNRATLYQVLVYDAFPSYQSDTDPNGILPIWPADPNNPGTSLVSAPATSVVYGGPALVSGHTYYWAVLSEDKVAADFSVSPVRSFVAP, from the coding sequence ATGGTTGGCGCAGCGGTCACTCTTGGAACCACTACCGTCACGTCCACGCAGTTTGGCGATTATCAGATCACGGGTGTACAAACGCCAACCGGCTCGGCGCCGCTGATCACCACAGTCTCTGCACGGATCACATTGAACGGCGCAATATGGTCGGGCCAGAACACCGCGGTAATACCCGCCGGAGCTACGGTGGCCAGTAACGTGCACGTGGTGGTTTCGAACCAGGCCAACCAGGGTGCGATAACCGGTACGGTTTCCGATGCGAACGGCGCACCCATCAGCGGCGCACAGGTGGTGGCGGCCATCCCGGATACCACCGATTCCACGCGCTTCACCAACCTTGCGTCGTGGGTGGCGTTTACCAATACCTCCGGCGTCTACACGTTTCCGGTGCTTCCCGGTGGGTTTAACTACACCCTGGTCGCGTCGTTTCCAGGCGACTTCAACTCAACCCAGCACAGCCAGACCTTTACCGGCGTCACAACCACACAGTCATTCACGCTGGCCGCCGGATCCAGCCAACCAATCAATCCACCGACGAACCTGACATCGGTCGCCATCACTACGCCGACGGTGGATTCCAGGGCTGTGGGCGGTGACATCGTGTCGCAGACGGCAATCAACGCGCTGCGTCATTGGGTGCTGGCGCGACGCCACCTCCTGGGCCACCGCTTTGCATCTGCCGGCAAAACCACGATCAAGAACCGTGGCGGGCGCAGTACGCCGGCCGGGAGCATCATCGAAAGCGATATCTTCTGGGATTACGACACGGCGACGAACCTGTACGGATTCGAGATACTGCGGTCGGTGGCCGATGCCACGCACTATGCCACACTCGCGATATTGCGCGATCCGCTTGCCGACCGGTATTCGGATGTCGATCCGGCGTTGACGCCCGACGTGTTCACGTACTACGATGTTGCCGCACTGGATACAGTGAACTTCCCGGCCGGCAATGCGGCGGGTGAGAGCGCGCCAAGCCAGCCCCAAACCGTTGTGCAACCGCTCGGCCCGATCTCGCTCACCTCGCCGGCGATGGGGTCGAACGTGAGCAGCAGCACGCCTACTCTGCAGTGGACGGCGGTGAACCGGGCCACGCTGTATCAGGTGCTGGTCTACGACGCGTTTCCAAGCTACCAGTCGGATACCGATCCAAACGGCATCTTGCCGATCTGGCCGGCGGACCCCAACAACCCCGGCACCAGCCTGGTATCGGCGCCGGCCACTTCCGTCGTATACGGCGGTCCGGCATTGGTCAGTGGACATACCTACTACTGGGCCGTCCTGTCGGAGGATAAGGTCGCAGCGGACTTCTCCGTCAGCCCGGTTCGGTCGTTCGTCGCGCCGTGA
- a CDS encoding proteasome accessory factor PafA2 family protein, which translates to MRSRGPVRSLIGLESEFFIAPLATNGRATVHHGAGALLRAVRHTVKVVASYDGRLYLPNGGCAYLDIGSHPEYATPECETPDELVRFALAGDLLFLDASQRAVEHSSRLAELRVWRGSVTYSDRLVTCASHENYSVPDMASELWRYFVPFLVTRVIYAGSGGLEPHEGSVRFTLSPRVDRQALGAGPRFAFKCAEGIRGTARLHLACGDALASETSLFLRAAATALVVAAFEVNPKCVPHIELANNYDAMCVVAADASCKAELPLSDGGTDTAIGIQWRYLEYVSAACKTGRMPAWADDAVNLWARILTDLEEDIERLDFVLDWRIRLRTFNADQRLAAALAGACSDVETVRRLRHLDRRFLWLGEGGVFSDMDAAGVLRHAIPGLRPSWADGVLSSPATSRARFRSAFVTQTRKAARHRVCDWSLLRCKALGAISEIQLDQMYTDEYMPWQLNRLEEIGIIEPPPSVVHACQQSAA; encoded by the coding sequence GTGCGGAGCAGGGGTCCGGTTCGGTCACTTATTGGTCTGGAATCCGAGTTCTTCATCGCGCCGTTGGCCACGAATGGGCGCGCCACCGTACACCACGGCGCCGGCGCGCTCCTAAGGGCCGTCCGGCACACGGTGAAGGTGGTCGCGTCCTATGACGGAAGGCTGTACCTGCCGAACGGAGGCTGTGCCTACCTGGATATCGGCAGTCACCCGGAGTACGCGACGCCGGAATGCGAAACGCCCGACGAGTTGGTCCGTTTCGCGTTGGCCGGCGATCTGCTATTCCTCGACGCATCGCAGCGTGCGGTGGAGCACAGCTCACGACTGGCCGAGCTTCGCGTTTGGCGCGGCAGTGTCACGTACTCCGACCGGCTAGTCACCTGTGCCAGTCACGAAAACTATTCTGTGCCAGACATGGCGAGCGAACTGTGGCGGTACTTCGTTCCATTTCTGGTGACTCGTGTCATCTATGCCGGCTCTGGTGGGCTCGAGCCGCACGAAGGCAGCGTAAGGTTCACCCTCTCACCTAGAGTGGACCGGCAGGCCTTGGGCGCCGGACCAAGGTTCGCCTTTAAGTGTGCCGAGGGAATCCGTGGGACAGCAAGGCTGCACCTTGCCTGTGGTGACGCTCTGGCTAGCGAAACCTCACTGTTTCTTCGCGCGGCTGCCACGGCCCTGGTAGTGGCAGCGTTCGAGGTAAATCCGAAATGTGTGCCGCATATTGAATTGGCAAACAACTATGACGCGATGTGTGTTGTAGCCGCGGACGCAAGCTGCAAGGCGGAGCTGCCCCTGTCCGATGGCGGGACGGATACAGCCATTGGTATTCAGTGGCGATACCTGGAGTATGTATCCGCCGCGTGCAAGACGGGCCGAATGCCGGCGTGGGCGGACGACGCCGTAAACCTATGGGCACGGATTCTGACCGATCTTGAGGAGGATATTGAGCGCCTCGATTTCGTGCTCGATTGGCGGATTCGGCTTCGGACCTTCAACGCCGATCAGCGCCTTGCCGCTGCGCTGGCCGGAGCGTGCAGCGACGTAGAGACCGTGCGCCGCCTTCGCCACCTGGATCGCCGCTTTCTATGGCTTGGTGAAGGAGGTGTTTTTTCAGACATGGATGCCGCTGGCGTATTGCGCCACGCAATCCCCGGCTTGCGGCCAAGTTGGGCGGATGGCGTCCTCTCGTCGCCGGCAACGAGCCGCGCCCGTTTTCGGTCTGCATTCGTTACGCAGACGCGCAAGGCCGCGCGCCATCGGGTCTGCGATTGGTCCTTGTTAAGGTGTAAGGCCCTTGGAGCAATATCGGAGATTCAGCTTGACCAGATGTACACGGACGAGTACATGCCGTGGCAGCTGAATCGGCTTGAGGAGATCGGCATAATCGAACCGCCACCATCTGTGGTCCATGCCTGCCAACAGTCGGCGGCTTGA